One Vicia villosa cultivar HV-30 ecotype Madison, WI unplaced genomic scaffold, Vvil1.0 ctg.000076F_1_1_3, whole genome shotgun sequence DNA segment encodes these proteins:
- the LOC131623631 gene encoding uncharacterized protein LOC131623631, translated as MASNEDQTHDDAIDDGDHENIVDQEAEIRRGITLMKRVIRDRDRGILLDAHWSESGLLIEPNGSKITSFIGALVRNAIPITCDDWRDTNLEEAKDKLWIEIQRSFNNMEDNRRKICLRLAGRLLRGFRTF; from the exons ATGGCTAGTAACGAGGATCAAACACATGATGATGCTATTGATGATGGAGATCATGAGAACATTGTTGATCAGGAAGCGGAAATTAGAAGAGGAATAACACTTATGAAGAGAGTCATTCGTGATAGAGACCGAGGCATACTATTAGATGCGCATTGGAGCGAAAGTGGCCTACTAATTGAGCCTAACGGTTCAAAGATTACAAGTTTTATTGGTGCACTCGTAAGGAATGCAATTCCAATTACTTGTGATGATTGGAGAGATACAAATTTGGAAGAAGCTAAAGACAAACTTTGGATTGAGATACAG AGGAGTTTCAACAACATGGAGGATAATAGAAGAAAAATTTGTCTTAGATTGGCCGGAAGACTACTAAGAGGGTTTAGGACTTTTTAA
- the LOC131623627 gene encoding uncharacterized protein LOC131623627, which produces MVGKEKVHNTLGELLHTRPLPTGCLKVSVDIALEKDALLPHPDDVSDVTLVGDAIGSFVAWPSSLISVDDETPTKSKAKDKEPPRKIESVASIKEMHAKEIEDVSKGKKPEKVVAKKTAAKKKPTPNKFRSCLFTFLQLSDIPQGNARLVPMEEDVFGIEHQETVGMEDFEQIFEHTQLGLGVIDTYIRFLYEKLMHPSGLRQRFAFLAPFNTNLGLIISKPDEVMAYVLNHFMANIN; this is translated from the exons ATGGTTGGCAAGGAAAAAGTGCATAACACTTTGGGAGAATTACTTCACACTAGACCGCTCCCTACTGGCTGTTTGAAAGTATCGGTTGACATTGCTTTAGAGAAGGATGCATTATTACCGCATCCTGACGATGTTTCGGATGTCACATTGGTGGGAGATGCAATAGGTTCGTTTGTTGCATGGCCGTCAAGCCTAATTAGTGTAGATGATGAG ACTCCAACAAAATCCAAAGCAAAAGACAAGGAGCCTCCGCGGAAAATCGAGTCAGTTGCATCAATAAAAGAG ATGCATGCTAAAGAGATTGAAGATGTCAGTAAGGGTAAGAAGCCTGAAAAGGTTGTTGCTAAGAAGACCGCAGCTAAGAAAAAACCTACTCCCAATAAGTTTAGGTCATGCCTTTTCACATTTTTACAACTCTCTGATATTCCGCAAGGAAACGCCCGTCTTGTACCTATGGAGGAAGATGTGTTTGGTATTGAgcatcaagaaacagttggtatGGAGGATTTTGAACAAATTTTTGAACATACGCAATTAGGCCTCGGTGTTATTGATACATACATAAG GTTTTTGTATGAAAAATTGATGCACCCGAGTGGATTGAGGCAAAGATTCGCTTTCTTAGCTCCCTTCAATACCAACTTAGGGTTAATCATATCTAAACCGGATGAAGTCATGGCGTATGTACTCAACCATTTTATGGCCAACATAAATTAA